From Mytilus edulis chromosome 9, xbMytEdul2.2, whole genome shotgun sequence, the proteins below share one genomic window:
- the LOC139490470 gene encoding protein wech-like: MATSSKSTSLRKAQVSVSCYFCKGQDIEWKCVDCNIPMCNSCKDTVHQGLQSGQDHDVVSIQDISQSSPGFLDVTSVVISSVFNSYTTTLPAVNTLLCSDDDLLYLVYNGQTSDKRQFVKGKILKSSIKILQTLKRNICDIAIDKDGEIHFIEHHDNKIQILSPAGEVKTVVDSSPMTLLAIHVSNENEIIVGLREPGPPFPVHDFSVRQVIIFGSDYKRRATLELDKKGNKLFSYALCIRTDSKNVVYVIDNFGNTNSGRIVAVDRNGRLKFTYDGHNDLGTFQPAGITITPSDNIVVAEWTYDALHVINSKGDLLGLQFIFKDLGIDPYSLCFDTEGYLLIGSGKGGSESHGKIHVVKMIDSLT; encoded by the coding sequence ATGGCGACATCAAGTAAATCAACAAGTTTAAGAAAAGCACAAGTGTCAGTTTCATGCTATTTTTGCAAAGGACAAGATATTGAATGGAAGTGTGTAGATTGCAATATTCCCATGTGTAACTCCTGTAAAGATACCGTCCACCAAGGACTCCAATCTGGACAAGATCATGACGTTGTTTCTATCCAGGATATCAGCCAGTCATCACCAGGTTTCCTGGATGTAACGTCAGTAGTTATTTCCTCAGTTTTCAATTCATACACAACTACTTTGCCTGCTGTGAATACTTTACTTTGCTCTGATGATGATTTACTTTACCTCGTTTATAACGGTCAAACGTCTGATAAACGCCAATTTGTGAAAgggaaaattttaaaatcatcaataaagATATTGCAGACATTAAAGAGAAACATTTGTGACATTGCAATAGATAAAGACGGTGAAATACATTTTATTGAACATCATGACAACAAGATTCAAATTTTATCCCCTGCAGGCGAAGTCAAGACGGTGGTGGATTCTTCTCCAATGACGTTACTGGCCATACATGTAagcaatgaaaatgaaataatagtTGGATTACGAGAACCAGGACCACCATTTCCAGTTCACGATTTTTCGGTGAGACAAGTTATAATTTTTGGTAGTGATTATAAACGCAGAGCAACACTAGAACTTGACAAAAAAGGGAATAAATTGTTCAGTTATGCATTATGCATTCGCACTGATTCTAAAAATGTCGTCTATGTTATTGATAATTTTGGCAATACCAACAGCGGTAGAATAGTAGCTGTAGATAGAAATGGTCGCTTGAAGTTTACCTACGACGGGCATAATGATTTAGGAACATTTCAACCAGCGGGAATAACAATAACGCCAAGCGATAATATTGTAGTTGCAGAATGGACATACGATGCACTGCATGTTATTAATTCGAAAGGAGATTTACTTGGACTGCAGTTCATTTTTAAAGACTTAGGCATTGATCCATATAGTTTATGCTTTGACACAGAAGGATATTTATTGATTGGAAGTGGGAAAGGCGGAAGTGAGAGCCACGGTAAAATCCATGTTGTTAAAATGATAGACAGTCTTACGTAG